In Populus nigra chromosome 1, ddPopNigr1.1, whole genome shotgun sequence, one genomic interval encodes:
- the LOC133691932 gene encoding large ribosomal subunit protein eL8y-like — translation MAPKRGGKGPVVAGKKKPEKVTNPLFEKRPKQFGIGGALPPKRDLSRFVKMPKMVQIQRQRRILKMRLKVPPTVNQFTKTLDKNLASNLFKMLLKYRPEDKAAKKERLLRKAQAETEGKTVEAKKPIVVKYGLNHVTYLIEQKKAQLVVIAHDVDPIELVVWLPALCRKMEIPYCIVKGKSRLGAIVHKKTASVLCLTTVKNEDKLEFSRILEAIKANFNDKYDEYRKKWGGGIMGSKSQAKSKAKDRVLAKEAAQRMT, via the exons ATG GCACCAAAGCGAGGTGGAAAGGGTCCGGTGGTTGCCGGAAAGAAGAAACCG GAGAAGGTGACGAATCCATTGTTCGAGAAGAGGCCGAAGCAGTTTGGAATTGGAGGGGCTTTGCCACCAAAGAGGGATCTGAGCCGATTCGTTAAGATGCCGAAGATGGTTCAGATTCAGAGGCAGAGGAGGATTCTGAAGATGAGATTGAAGGTTCCACCTACCGTGAACCAGTTCACCAAGACCCTTGACAAGAATCTCG CATCAAACTTGTTCAAGATGCTTTTGAAGTACCGTCCTGAAGACAAAGCAGCAAAGAAGGAGCGTCTCTTGAGAAAGGCTCAGGCAGAGACTGAAGGAAAAACTGTTGAGGCTAAGAAGCCTATTGTTGTGAAATATGGTCTCAACCATGTAACCTATCTAATCGAGCAG AAAAAAGCCCAGTTGGTTGTTATTGCTCATGATGTGGACCCCATTGAGTTGGTTGTATGGCTACCAGCATTGTGCAGGAAGATGGAAATCCCATACTGCATTGTGAAGGGAAAATCTCGATTGGGAGCA ATTGTCCACAAGAAGACTGCATCAGTTTTGTGCTTGACCACAGTCAAGAATGAAGACAAGTTGGAGTTCAGCAGAATCTTGGAAGCTATCAAG GCTAACTTCAATGACAAGTACGATGAGTACAGGAAGAAGTGGGGTGGTGGAATCATGGGTTCCAAATCTCAGGCCAAGAGCAAGGCGAAAGACAGGGTCCTTGCCAAAGAAGCTGCCCAGAGGATGACCTAG